In the genome of Equus caballus isolate H_3958 breed thoroughbred chromosome 3, TB-T2T, whole genome shotgun sequence, the window tttctcttgttttgtaggttgctttttcactctgtAGATTGTTTTCTTTGATGCGTAGAAGTTTTTAAGtgtgacgtagtcccatttgtctattttcaaCTGATTCCTTATTCTAACTAAtctaaccattaaaaaaaataatgaacgGTAGTATCAAtggtataaaaaacaaaatgagcttACTACAGtagaaaactgaggaaattaagatgctttttaatttattttgattgtttAAGATTGTTGAGTAGGCaatataagaaaagataaatgtaggggccagcccagtggtgcagtggttaagtgtgcacattccactttggaggcctaggattctccagttcagatcccgggtgcggacatggcaccgcttggaaagccatgctgcggtaggcatcccacatataaagtggaggaagatgggcaccatgttagctcagggccagtcttccgcagcaaaaagaggaggattggcagcagatgttagctaagggctgatcttcctcaaaaaaaatttaattaaaattaaaattaaaaaattttttaaaaaaggaaaagataaatgtaggggccagcccagcggcacagcagttaagttcacatgttccgcttcggtggcctggggttcaccggttcagatcccaggtgcagacatggcactgcttggcaagccatgctgtggtaggcatcccacatgggcatggatgttagctcagggccagtcttcctcagcaaaaaaaaaaaagaggaagattggcagcagatgttagctctgggctaatcttcctcaaaaaagaaagaaaagataaatgtaaCCATGTGTTATACAGGAGGATATTTTATAAATAGTGAGGAAATTTGAAAAGTATATTACTTATCTGGACTTAATAGTTCCCATCTGGAAAGCATATCTCCAACCCTTGTTGTATGatattattatattcattatataACCTATTCTTCACCCAGGTAAACAGCTGTAAGTGTGCTAAAGGCTGACAGTGATGCTGGTTTCACATCTCTTACTATAAACCACCCATTTATGTGAAATTGAAATGAAGTATGCAGAAATTCCCTTGGATCTGAGAGTAGGATTTCCCCCAGCACAATTAAGTTTGTGGTCAGTTTAGCTAGATCAGCTAAGAACACCAGCCAATCAGAGTTTAGGAGGGAAATGGACTTCCTAAATAAATGTGATTTCCAAGAGCATGTTCTCTAAAAAATTTCTCAGGCGTGAAATCCAATACAGGAGTGACTCAGAGAAACTCCATTCTACCACTATGAAGAAAAGTGGTGTTCCTTTCGTTTTGGGTATCATCTTCCTGACTCTGATTGGAGTTCAAGGTAAGGGCCTCTGAGTTATATCAGGTTAATTAAGTCAGAGATATCAATCACTATAAAAGCCTCTTGATTTGCTCAGTAAATGTGATTGCTTTGTATGCATTGGAATGTGATGTGAGTCACTCATAAAAGCTTCTCGGTGACGTGATCGATTATCCAAAGTTCATATCTTGGACCTGccaagacaaacacagacttCTTGGTCTAGGTGTGTCAGTTGCTGGCATGTAggaagtgttcaataaacatgtGTTGAACTGGGTGATAATAAGATGAAAAACTCTGTCTCCTAAACTATTTTTGTCACCCTGATGTGTTGTTTCTTGATAAGTATGTCTGTGGTTAACCAATTAAGGATCTGATAATCAGAGAGGTTGTCCCTAATCTGTTTACTAACTACCTTTGTTACCCTGGGCAAATTAGTGAACTTTTCtagacttcagtttcctcagctgtaaaatggagatttttaTAGTTATGCTTTTTCTACCTACCACACAATGcatggcatatagtaagcactgagtaaatatatgttgaatgaataaaagaattaaGGAATGAAGATCATgtattttaaagagtttttaaaaatttaaagcacTATTGAAAAGCAGGGCAGTGGGGAGCATGAGGATGGTGGTGGTAATTGGTTATTATAAGTGGAGCTCTCTCTCCAAACCAACAACAACTCTATTCCACTGAGGTCGGATAATAAATGGCTTTAGGAGTTGCTTAAGAAACTGCGGTCCGCATAGCACACATGAATTAGGTATCTGTGTGTCTGAGCTGTCATAGGCATTTATTAGATATTGTGAAAATGTCTTTTCCTAAGGTTGTAAGGTATGGTAGTTAAGAGCAATGCCTTTGAACTCAAAGAGACCTGCACTGAAACCCTGCACCTGCTCCCTAAAAGCTGAATGACTTTGTtctttacttaacttctctgaaccttggcttcatctgtaaaatggagataataccaaCTTCAAAAGTTTGTGGTAATGATTaacagacactcagtaaatgatAGTCTAAGTCAAATGTATCATTTTGATGGATCACCTAAATTGAGACATTACGTTAAATcagtgtgttcttttttttctctttcccttaggAGCTCCAGTAATGAGGAAGGGACGCTGTTCCTGCATCAAGACCAGCCAAGGGACGATCCGCCCAAAACTGTTAAAGGACCTTAAACAGTTTGCTCCAAGCCCTTCTTGTGAGACAACTGAAATCATGTAAGTAAAAACTTATCCAAGTCACATGCACCGTATTGGCAGGAACGTTAAATTTAGTGTGAATATTACCCTCAGTACGCTTGCCCATACAGACACTTAAAGTTCAGATGGCTGCCCCTCCATAAATCTggtacttctttcttttcttctaaaagacAAGGAATTTCTGGTAGAGATTAGGAAGCAAAGATGATATATTACCaaagtaatatatgtttattgtagaaaatgtTTAATGCAgataatccaaaagaagaaaataaaaatcatttataatCCTACCATCCAGCGACAAATACTGTTAAGCCCTTGGTATATAGTTTTCCAAATCTGTCTCATTTGctttgtgtgtacatatatagacacaagatatatatacatatatttatatacgcaATATAGATACACAAAGATAAAGTCTTACATTACATACTGTTTTATAATCGTTTTCATTAACACTATATCATGAACATTTTCTCATGTCAGTAAATCTTCTGTAATAACACCTTTTTTTCTAGTAATGTCATTTTTAATAGCCAAATTGTATTTCAtcatatggatgtaccataatctAATGAACTATGCCTAAATGTAGGTTACTTCCAATTTTTCTATTGAAATTGAACTGCTATTGTGGCAATATTGTCTCTCTAATTCCTCTTAATAATTCCTTTTGTAAGATTAGAATTGCTAGGTTAAAGAATATGCATATTTCAAGTCTTTTGAAACCTAAATCAAGGAtgatatatacaaaaaaatcttTACATTATTCCTGGAATTCAACTGtaagtaatttataaaaattcaacCACTCTGTTAATCTTGTcttaggaaaacattttattatgttttaagtAGTTTCATTAGAAAATTTAGCAAGATTCATgcttattttcattgtttatgcaaaagaaaaggagatataTTGACAACTTTCTGTTTTGCTTCTCCACTTAAGCATAAATAACGATTTTcacacaacaaaacaaatatcCTTAGACATAAGTTTCTCCCATTGCATATACCTTTTGGATTTTTCAAAATTGGGGTTATAGGCTATCCTAGAAATTTATCTAAGTCCCCTCACTCacttagaaaattaaaaggcaggaaaaagactGGAAGTCTCAGATGCTTATAGTGTTGACACAAATACATTCTAGTTGGGGACTTGAATTCTGGGGGTAAGACGAAGCATTTAAATTAttgaaagtcaaaaaaaaaagtctcattgCTGTTTCCTTGGCAGTGCTACAATGAAGAATGGAGACCAAACATGTCTAAACCCAGATTCAGCAGAAGTGAAAGAATTAATTAAAGAGTGGGAGAAACAGGTtggtgaaaaggagaaagaaaattttctttcttttagaaattaacTGTGGAAGACAAAGTCTCTATGTAGTTCTTTTAAGGATACAGTTTTCATTCATATTATTATGCTCCTATGTTTTTCCTAGAATGTTGTCATCCCCTTGAGGTATAATTGTATTCTTGCATATAGTATCAGTTGGGTATCTCCCCCACTAGAATCTGTGTTCCGTGAGGGTATGGAGCTTGTCTTTCTTGTTTAATAcagtaaatatgtattgaattgAATGGTTGACCTGTAGGATAGAAAGGTAATAAGATATAGTCCCTTCCTGCTGTAGCAAATATGCTAACAATTAATTATAGTACAAtgtgagaaatataaaataaagaaacgtACAAGAATCTTGAAGATCATAGGAGTAATTAACTTtgctggagggaggagcagggagaaaggTTTAAGGAAGTCTTTTCATATTGGGTGCCACATAATTTGGGTCTTGAAGGCTAAGTAGTTTACCAGGAGGGTAAGGACAGCATGGAAAAAAGAGTAGAATTATGAGAGAGCTTGCTGTGTTCAGGGAACCTCAAGTGATGTGGCTGGAGTTTGTGTGGAAGGAGTGAAGGGATTGAGGTAGAAAAGCAGACGAGGACAAAGTGCGAAGAATCCTGTATGACATGCTAAGGAGTGAAGTTTGAAGAGGGCCACAGAATATGTAGTTGGGAGCCTGGCTTCTGGAATCTCACAGACAGTGCTCTGCCACATATTAGCTGtgcaactttgggcaagtcaccctctccaagcctcagtctcTTTTTGTGTAAAAAGTGCATGATAACAGTATCAACCTCGGATGGTTGTAATTGGGACAGGTGGGTCATAAGCAAGGTTGGAGTGAGGGTTGTAATAAACCAGGAGAATGGACAAAAGAAGACCCATTAGAAGGCTGTTGCCTCCTTCTCAAAGTGAATGAAGTTGAGAGAATCAAAAGGAGCCCCTTTGAGAGTGAGGCAACTTTAAACAGTTTTTGAGACCTGTACGGTCTGGAGAGTCCAATTATAatataaggaaggaaaaatggtaaGATAAAGAAACATTacccctttttttcctctcctcacaggtcagccaaaagaaaaagcagaagaaagggaaaaaacatcAGAAAACCAAGAAATTTCCCAAAGTTAAAAAATGGCAACGTCCTCGTCAAAAGAAGGCTACATAAGCCACCCCTTTACCAACAAGTATTTTCTGTTGAACAGATTCTTTTTAATTATACTGACATAATTTCAAAGAGGGATGCCATCTTAATACATAAGCCTGTGGATTTGACTAGAACATTTAAAGCTTTATTATGAAATTATAATTAAAGCTAGAAAGTGCTTTTAAAATCCAAATGTTAAGAATTGTTAGAGGCTatagtttgtctttgtttttctgactCCAACCAACTGAATTTCATCATGCTTAAGACCACAATCTTAGTAACGCCCACATCTAGACAAGTGCCCACACAGCCACATCCCACACACAACAGCTGCCTGGGAAAGCAGCCCTAGGCTCCCCAGGCCACAGACTGCAGTCCCCAGAGAGTATTCTGAGGCACATGTCAGCAAGCCCCAGCCTGTCAGCATGCTGGTAAGCCAAGCAGCTCGGAATCGAGCTGGACCTCACCAAGCTGCCATGGCCATCAGCGTCTGTATTTGAATCAGTCTAGAGGGCTCCCATACAATGTATCCGAGAGACCTATGCCGGTTGTTTCAGGGGACCACCACTGGAGAACACTAGCACTTGGCTTTCAGAACCTTCTGTCTATCTTTTGAGGCCGTGCGACTCCATCTTGCCTGCCCAGGCTGACCACTTTGTTTCTTCTTGTTCCCCTCTGCTTCAGTCCAGCCAGTTCCTCATTGTCCTACCACAGTTCAATGCCTGCCTCTTCTACTACCCTGATCGTGCTCTCATTCACCTGGGTCTACTCCTTTCTCACTCTTTCCCCAACACCCCACAGGAACGCCACCATCTCCCCACTCATCCTCACTTGATCCAGTCTTCAAGGCTCAGTTTAATACTGCCTCTTAAATAAAACCTTTTGGATACTTGGATTATCTTAAAATTCCTATTTCACTTGTGTTCCATACCACACAGGTGAGCATttaattgttttctaattattttttgtgtctttattctgtCTCTCCAACTAAATTgtcagctccttgagggcaggagccaCAGTTTGTTTCCATGAATCTGCCACAATTCCTAATAGACTATGGAACTAGGTTCTGAATAATTTCTTAATTGCAGTTGTTAGAGATAGGCGGGCAACCAGACCATCTCCTCAGAGCAGGAGCTGGCTATTTACTGGCTACTCCATATTGTCTAACCCCTGGTAAGCTCTTTGACTCATTGTCTTCAGGCCTTTGTCACTGCAGGGACCAGGGGTGATGCAACATCTATGACTTATTATGGCAGGATGTTAACTTGACCTCTCCCAAGAAATACTTAAACATTTGTGGATATTGTTAACTGTTTTCATAAAATATACAGGATTCCTAGAATCATAGAATCTTACAATGCGAAGGGGCTTTAGAGACCAACCAGTGTCCAACCTTTTCCCTCAAAAATTCCTTCAGTACCATTCCTgacaagcctcagttttctatgATCTAACAAGAAAGACACCAAGATCCTTTTGAAAACTCATTTTAGGTAGATATGAATTTCATTGTTAGTTTAACTTGTTTCAGAGTCTATAAAGTATTATGATTATTGATTACCACATCAGCTCTCATGAAGAAAGGGGGTGTGGAGTAGCACATCCTGGTAGTGGAGGCCTGGTTGGTGCCCAGTTAGCCTCAGCGGGGCTTGGAAACCCCCTGAAAGAGGAGGTGCAGTGAATTGTGTAGGAGAGGATGTCTTTGGCCAGAATTTAAAGTTAGACCTACTTTCCCAAATTTTGTCACTTCTTACATTGCAGATGATTTTCAGTGCTGCCCAGTGATAATCCCACCAAACAAGATCTTCTCATAAAGCTCTTCAGCTCCTTCCATGTAACTCCCCTAAAATATCTAAATGTTTCATAATTGGAGAGTCTGTGACCCAGTTACTATGCATCTCACAGGAAAATTGGACTGTATATAACTAATAACCAAAGACCACATGTTTTGACTAAGTATgacgtatatatatacatgataaTCACTCAgcatttatatatacatgtatactcTCTAAGCAAATAATTAAGTTGAAAAAAGTATTAACATATATACTTtgtactttgaaatattttctttgttaaaaaacaaTAGTATCAATAAATGGACCATTTATCAGAAaataaatcttgatttttttaacatcttGAACATGCACCTCAACTATTACATGTTTAACAGTAATTCTCACATGTCCTTATTCATTTGCTCTCATCCTAGATAAGGTGTAATTGAGATAAAGACATGGAAGCCCTTTAAGGGGCTCTTTGGGGACAGAAAAAACTTCTATGGAAAATATGACAACAATGCCTTATAACAacattgatttgtaagagttatGTGGAATGCAACTTTTTTCCTAATCCTGAAGGATAATGCTATTCCAATGAGATAGACACCCAGGAAACCAAAAATGTCCTGTTTTCCATATCCTAAAagtatatatgtttaaatattataAAGCCTCAAGTAGTTATAGTGGGGACCTAAACATAGGATAAGTTATTTAAGAGTCCAGGAAACTTGGGCTGGAAGTATTATGCAGTGTGGAGTCTGTAAGAAGCTGGAGAATATCAGTCTTGTACCTTTGAGGTACCCTTGAGAGGCCAGACAGGTGTGACGTTTGGGCAGGAAGCAGCTGCTGCTGATGGACATGACTACCCACAAGAACCTTAACCTAAGAAACAGCAGGATGCTGTGGAAACAGCAAAGATTCTGGA includes:
- the CXCL9 gene encoding C-X-C motif chemokine 9 precursor; this encodes MKKSGVPFVLGIIFLTLIGVQGAPVMRKGRCSCIKTSQGTIRPKLLKDLKQFAPSPSCETTEIIATMKNGDQTCLNPDSAEVKELIKEWEKQVSQKKKQKKGKKHQKTKKFPKVKKWQRPRQKKAT